Proteins from a genomic interval of Pseudomonas sp. RC10:
- a CDS encoding mannose-1-phosphate guanylyltransferase/mannose-6-phosphate isomerase yields the protein MIPVILSGGSGSRLWPLSRKQFPKQFLALTGEHTLFQQTLERLQFDGMQHPVVVCNKDHRFIVGEQLDALGLDTQAIIMEPFGRNTAPAVAITAMMLANEGRDELMLVLPADHVIDDQKSLQRALALATVAAERGEMVLFGVPATKPETGYGYIKSTADALLPEGVSRVAQFVEKPDEKRAAEFVDAGGYYWNSGMFLFRASRYLEELKKHDPDIYDNCLLTLERSKHDGDNIELDQASFACCPDNSIDYAVMEKTQRACVVPLEAGWSDVGCWSSLWDVHQKDENGNVTKGDVVIQDSRNCMIQGNGKLVTVIGLDNIVVVETKDAMMIAHKDKVQGVKQMVNTLNEQGRTETQNHLEVYRPWGSYDSVDMGGRFQVKRISVKPGASLSLQMHHHRAEHWIVVSGTAQVTCDENVFLLTENQSTYIPIASVHRLRNPGKIPLEIIEVQSGSYLGEDDIERFEDVYGRSTPGIEAGVRTQTIAR from the coding sequence ATGATTCCAGTGATCTTGTCAGGTGGCAGCGGTTCCCGACTCTGGCCTCTTTCGCGTAAACAGTTTCCAAAACAGTTCCTGGCGCTGACCGGCGAACACACCCTCTTCCAGCAGACCCTCGAGCGCTTGCAGTTCGATGGCATGCAGCACCCTGTCGTGGTCTGCAACAAGGATCACCGTTTCATCGTGGGCGAGCAGCTCGATGCTTTGGGCCTGGACACTCAGGCCATCATCATGGAGCCGTTCGGTCGCAACACTGCCCCTGCCGTCGCCATCACCGCGATGATGCTGGCCAACGAAGGCCGTGACGAACTGATGCTGGTATTGCCGGCCGACCACGTCATCGACGACCAGAAATCCCTGCAACGCGCACTGGCTTTGGCGACCGTCGCCGCCGAGCGTGGCGAGATGGTCCTGTTCGGCGTACCGGCGACCAAGCCGGAAACTGGCTACGGCTACATCAAGTCCACCGCCGACGCCCTGCTGCCGGAAGGCGTGAGCCGCGTGGCCCAGTTCGTCGAAAAACCTGACGAAAAACGCGCCGCCGAATTCGTCGACGCGGGCGGCTATTACTGGAACAGCGGCATGTTCCTGTTCCGCGCCAGCCGCTACCTGGAAGAATTGAAAAAGCACGATCCGGACATCTACGACAACTGCCTGCTGACCCTTGAGCGCAGCAAGCACGACGGCGACAACATCGAACTGGATCAGGCCAGCTTTGCCTGCTGCCCGGACAACTCCATCGACTACGCCGTGATGGAAAAAACCCAGCGCGCCTGCGTCGTTCCGCTGGAAGCCGGCTGGAGCGACGTGGGTTGCTGGTCTTCGCTGTGGGACGTCCATCAAAAAGACGAAAACGGCAACGTCACCAAAGGCGACGTGGTCATTCAGGACAGCCGCAATTGCATGATTCAGGGCAACGGCAAACTGGTCACCGTGATCGGTCTGGACAACATCGTGGTCGTCGAAACCAAAGACGCCATGATGATCGCCCACAAAGACAAGGTTCAGGGCGTCAAGCAGATGGTCAACACCCTCAACGAGCAGGGCCGCACCGAAACCCAGAACCACCTAGAAGTCTATCGCCCGTGGGGCTCGTACGACTCCGTGGACATGGGCGGCCGGTTCCAGGTCAAGCGCATCTCGGTCAAACCGGGCGCCAGCCTGTCGCTGCAAATGCACCATCACCGCGCCGAACACTGGATCGTCGTGTCGGGCACCGCGCAGGTCACCTGCGACGAAAACGTGTTCCTGCTCACCGAAAACCAGTCGACCTACATCCCGATCGCCTCGGTCCATCGCCTGCGCAACCCAGGCAAGATCCCGCTGGAAATCATCGAAGTGCAATCGGGCAGCTACCTGGGCGAAGACGACATCGAGCGCTTCGAAGACGTCTACGGCCGCTCGACGCCGGGCATTGAAGCCGGTGTAAGAACCCAGACCATCGCACGCTGA
- a CDS encoding alginate O-acetyltransferase AlgF — protein MPTRSAKTGLLKTCVLAASLGFVSLSAFAGGDAALYGPTAPKGSAFVRVYNASNAEVSASVGNTSLNEVGPLASSDFSFMPQGDYSAKIGSNTLPVKLASDHYYTIVNNTSGAPQLVEEPPFKNKQKSLVRVQNLSDKPLTLKTADGKTAVVDSVKAKGTGEREINPVKVSFALFDGDKKVSDLKPVALERGEAAVLYITGNGSNLSPVWVKRPTSTQ, from the coding sequence ATGCCTACCCGTTCGGCCAAAACCGGTCTGCTGAAAACCTGCGTCCTGGCCGCCAGCCTTGGCTTCGTATCACTCTCGGCCTTCGCCGGTGGCGACGCCGCCCTGTACGGCCCGACCGCTCCGAAAGGCTCGGCCTTCGTGCGTGTCTACAACGCCAGCAACGCGGAAGTCAGCGCCAGTGTCGGCAACACCAGCCTCAACGAAGTCGGCCCGCTGGCCAGCAGTGATTTCAGCTTCATGCCGCAGGGCGACTACAGCGCCAAGATCGGCAGCAACACCCTGCCGGTGAAACTGGCGAGCGATCACTACTACACCATCGTCAACAACACCTCCGGCGCGCCGCAACTGGTGGAAGAGCCACCGTTCAAGAACAAACAGAAGTCGCTGGTGCGTGTGCAGAACCTGAGCGACAAGCCGCTGACCCTGAAAACCGCCGACGGCAAGACCGCCGTGGTCGATTCGGTAAAAGCCAAAGGCACCGGCGAGCGCGAAATCAACCCGGTGAAAGTCAGCTTCGCGCTGTTCGACGGCGACAAGAAAGTCAGCGACCTGAAACCGGTCGCGCTGGAACGTGGTGAGGCAGCGGTGCTGTACATCACCGGCAACGGCAGCAACCTGTCGCCAGTCTGGGTCAAGCGCCCGACGTCGACTCAGTAA
- a CDS encoding alginate O-acetyltransferase, producing MTRSLRFLYIFLFLAILLALGLWSLRSFIGFSTSKETTVLNGHWTKAVETHYDEAFPIKRLGTNLWAALDYKVFNEGRPGVILGKDQWLYTDEEFDAVANGEQNEADNLAIIKGVRDTLKKQGTQLVLAIVPAKTRLYPEHVGDNKPAALHTDLYQQFHAQVSQAGIFAPDLLAPLQSAKDKGQVFLRTDTHWTPMGAEVVAQQLGEAISKEAPLSGDPQTFITEAKTTSPYKGDLTNFLPLDPLFSNLLPKPDDLQQRSTNPAQAEGDGGDALFADNSVAVGLVGTSYSANPNWNFAGALKQALHSDVVNYAEDGHGPILPMLKYLQTDAFKSSPPQVLIWEFPERYLPAHNDLTEFDPQWIAELKKARDPQQNLAQNANASNSNVNSESPDRAQN from the coding sequence ATGACCCGTTCATTACGTTTCCTCTACATCTTCCTGTTCCTGGCCATCCTGCTGGCGCTGGGCCTGTGGTCGCTGCGCAGCTTCATCGGCTTCTCGACATCCAAGGAAACCACGGTCCTCAACGGTCACTGGACCAAGGCCGTGGAAACCCACTACGACGAGGCGTTTCCGATCAAGCGCCTGGGCACCAACCTCTGGGCCGCGCTGGATTATAAGGTGTTCAACGAAGGTCGTCCGGGGGTGATTCTCGGCAAGGACCAGTGGCTGTACACCGACGAGGAATTCGACGCGGTGGCCAACGGCGAGCAGAACGAAGCCGACAACCTGGCGATCATCAAAGGCGTGCGTGACACCCTGAAAAAACAGGGCACGCAGCTGGTGCTCGCCATCGTCCCGGCCAAGACCCGTCTGTACCCTGAGCACGTCGGCGACAACAAACCTGCTGCGCTGCACACCGACCTGTATCAACAGTTCCACGCGCAAGTCAGCCAGGCCGGCATCTTCGCCCCTGACCTGCTGGCACCGCTGCAAAGCGCCAAGGACAAGGGCCAGGTCTTCCTGCGCACCGACACCCACTGGACGCCAATGGGGGCTGAAGTCGTGGCGCAGCAACTGGGCGAGGCGATCTCGAAAGAAGCTCCGCTCAGTGGCGACCCACAGACCTTCATCACTGAAGCCAAAACCACCTCGCCGTACAAGGGCGACCTGACCAACTTCCTGCCGCTGGACCCGCTGTTCAGCAACCTGCTGCCCAAGCCGGATGACCTGCAACAGCGCAGCACCAATCCGGCGCAAGCCGAGGGTGACGGTGGCGATGCGCTGTTTGCGGACAACTCGGTGGCGGTCGGTCTGGTCGGCACCAGCTACAGCGCCAACCCAAACTGGAACTTCGCCGGTGCGCTTAAACAGGCCCTGCACAGCGACGTGGTGAATTACGCCGAAGACGGCCACGGCCCGATTCTGCCGATGCTCAAATATCTGCAAACCGATGCCTTCAAGAGCAGCCCACCGCAGGTGCTCATCTGGGAATTCCCGGAGCGCTATCTGCCGGCCCACAACGACCTGACCGAGTTCGATCCGCAGTGGATCGCCGAACTCAAGAAGGCCCGTGACCCTCAACAAAATCTGGCTCAGAACGCCAACGCTTCTAACTCCAACGTCAATTCCGAGTCGCCCGATCGGGCGCAAAACTGA
- a CDS encoding MBOAT family protein: MVFSSNVFLFLFLPVFLGLYYLSGQRYRNLLLLVASYVFYAWWRVDFLALFAGVTLWNYWIGLRVGAAGVRTKPAQRWLLLGVAVDLCILGYFKYANFGVDSINAMMTSIGLEPFILTHVLLPIGISFYIFESISYIIDVYRGDTPATRNLIDFAAFVAIFPHLIAGPVLRFRDLVDQFNNRTHTLDKFSEGCTRFMQGFIKKVFIADTLAVVADHCFALQNPTTGDAWLGALAYTAQLYFDFSGYSDMAIGLGLMMGFRFMENFKQPYVSQSITEFWRRWHISLSTWLRDYLYITLGGNRGGKVATYRNLFLTMLLGGLWHGANITYIVWGAWHGVWLAIEKALGINTAPKTFNVVRWAFTFLLVVMGWVIFRAENLHVAARMYGAMFSFSEWQLSDLNRASLTGLQVATLIVAYITLAFFGLRDFYRNRAPEKPNSDAPVQTDGPASAVPGLIKAVPGNTPGSIHQPGYIVGTDAQVQPAYWTADWSRYVMRALILLMFVASILKLSAASFSPFLYFQF, from the coding sequence ATGGTTTTCTCATCCAACGTGTTCCTGTTCCTGTTCTTGCCGGTGTTTCTCGGCTTGTACTACTTGAGCGGGCAACGCTATCGCAACCTGCTGCTGCTGGTGGCCAGTTACGTGTTCTACGCGTGGTGGCGAGTGGACTTCCTGGCACTGTTCGCAGGTGTAACGCTGTGGAACTACTGGATCGGCCTGCGCGTCGGTGCAGCCGGGGTCAGGACCAAACCCGCGCAGCGCTGGCTGCTGCTGGGTGTCGCAGTTGACCTGTGCATCCTGGGCTATTTCAAATACGCCAACTTTGGCGTGGACAGCATCAACGCGATGATGACGTCGATCGGCCTTGAGCCGTTCATCCTCACCCACGTGCTGTTGCCGATCGGGATCTCGTTCTACATCTTCGAGTCCATCAGCTACATCATCGACGTCTACCGTGGCGACACGCCGGCGACCCGCAACCTGATCGACTTCGCTGCGTTCGTGGCGATCTTCCCGCACCTGATCGCAGGCCCGGTGCTGCGATTCCGCGACTTGGTGGACCAGTTCAACAACCGCACCCACACCCTGGACAAGTTCAGCGAAGGCTGCACGCGGTTCATGCAGGGTTTCATCAAGAAGGTCTTCATCGCCGACACCCTGGCCGTCGTTGCCGACCATTGCTTCGCCCTGCAAAACCCGACCACGGGCGATGCCTGGCTCGGCGCACTGGCGTACACCGCGCAGCTGTACTTCGACTTCTCCGGTTACAGCGACATGGCCATCGGCCTGGGCCTGATGATGGGTTTCCGCTTCATGGAAAACTTCAAGCAGCCTTATGTCAGCCAGTCGATCACCGAGTTCTGGCGTCGCTGGCACATCAGCCTGTCCACCTGGCTGCGTGACTATCTCTACATCACCCTGGGCGGCAACCGTGGCGGCAAGGTCGCCACCTACCGCAACCTGTTCCTGACCATGCTGCTGGGCGGTCTGTGGCACGGCGCCAACATCACCTACATCGTCTGGGGTGCATGGCACGGCGTGTGGCTGGCGATCGAAAAAGCGCTGGGCATCAACACGGCGCCCAAGACCTTTAACGTCGTGCGTTGGGCCTTCACCTTCCTGCTGGTGGTGATGGGCTGGGTGATCTTCCGCGCCGAGAACCTGCACGTCGCCGCCCGTATGTACGGCGCGATGTTCAGCTTCAGCGAGTGGCAGCTGTCGGACCTGAACCGCGCCAGCCTCACCGGCCTGCAAGTGGCGACGCTGATCGTGGCGTACATCACTTTGGCGTTCTTCGGTCTGCGCGATTTCTACCGCAACCGCGCACCGGAGAAACCAAACAGCGATGCGCCTGTTCAAACCGACGGCCCTGCTTCGGCAGTGCCAGGCCTGATCAAAGCCGTACCGGGCAACACGCCGGGGAGCATTCATCAACCGGGTTACATCGTCGGCACCGATGCGCAGGTTCAGCCTGCGTACTGGACCGCCGATTGGTCGCGCTACGTCATGCGCGCCTTGATCCTGCTGATGTTCGTGGCCTCGATTCTCAAACTCTCGGCGGCCAGTTTCTCGCCGTTCCTGTACTTCCAGTTCTGA
- a CDS encoding mannuronate-specific alginate lyase produces the protein MHTPKMMLPTLLSLAMLSASSFATSASAASTLVPPQGYYEGVEKYKSSEGKFSCDATPQPYTGSLQFRSKYEGSDKARATLNVASEKAFRDTTKDITTMERNTSKVVMQYMRDGRPEQLDCALGMLTTWAKADALESKDFNHTGKSMRKWALGSMSSSYLRLKFSESHPLATRQQDAQVIEAWFSKLADQVVSDWNNLPLDKTNNHSYWAAWSVMSTAVATNRKDLFDWSVKEFKVAANQVDQQGFLPNELKRKQRALAYHNYALPPLAMIASFAQANGVDLRPENNGALKRLGDRVLAGVKDSGNEFQAKDGDKQDMTDLKTDMKFAWLEPYCSLYDCGPDVLEQKHKMQPFKNFRLGGDMTRTYDPSHEKGEKGGS, from the coding sequence ATGCACACTCCAAAAATGATGCTCCCTACCCTTCTGTCGCTGGCCATGTTGTCCGCGTCATCGTTCGCCACCAGCGCCAGCGCAGCGTCCACGCTCGTGCCGCCGCAGGGGTACTACGAAGGGGTTGAGAAATACAAAAGCAGCGAAGGCAAATTCAGCTGTGATGCCACGCCGCAGCCCTACACCGGCTCGCTGCAATTTCGCAGCAAGTACGAAGGCTCGGACAAAGCCCGGGCAACACTGAACGTGGCCTCGGAAAAAGCCTTCCGCGACACGACCAAGGACATCACCACCATGGAGCGCAACACCAGCAAAGTGGTGATGCAGTACATGCGTGACGGGCGTCCTGAACAGCTCGACTGCGCACTCGGCATGCTCACCACGTGGGCCAAGGCCGATGCGCTGGAGTCCAAGGACTTCAACCACACCGGCAAGTCGATGCGCAAATGGGCACTGGGCAGCATGTCCTCGTCCTACCTGCGCCTGAAATTCTCCGAGTCGCACCCGCTGGCCACCCGTCAGCAGGACGCGCAAGTGATCGAAGCCTGGTTCAGCAAGCTGGCGGACCAAGTGGTCAGCGACTGGAACAACCTGCCGCTGGACAAGACCAACAACCACTCGTACTGGGCGGCCTGGTCGGTGATGTCTACCGCCGTGGCGACCAACCGCAAGGACCTGTTCGACTGGTCGGTGAAGGAGTTCAAGGTCGCGGCCAATCAGGTCGACCAACAGGGCTTCCTGCCGAACGAACTCAAGCGTAAGCAGCGCGCACTGGCGTACCACAACTACGCCCTGCCGCCGCTGGCGATGATCGCCAGTTTCGCCCAGGCCAACGGCGTCGATCTGCGTCCTGAAAACAACGGCGCACTCAAGCGTCTGGGTGATCGGGTGCTGGCAGGCGTGAAGGATTCGGGTAACGAATTCCAGGCCAAAGATGGCGATAAGCAAGACATGACGGACCTGAAGACCGACATGAAATTCGCCTGGCTGGAACCCTACTGCTCGCTCTATGACTGCGGCCCGGATGTCCTGGAACAGAAGCACAAGATGCAACCGTTCAAGAACTTCCGCCTCGGCGGCGACATGACTCGCACGTATGACCCGAGTCATGAGAAGGGTGAGAAAGGCGGTTCTTAA
- a CDS encoding alginate O-acetyltransferase, translating to MHAHLIKLLSLSGLTAALFAASNAAYADDASAPKFTAEPCCSLCPEAHDEKNYVTRYQQNFTTLVQAQGDWLFRTREDLRTEFDTTPEGYRRMQELHDAFKSKGVELVVVYQPTRGLVDRNKLFPADRDKFDYNTALRNYQAMLGRFAKMGYTVPDLSPLTNEQQVHDFYFRGDQHWTPYGAQRTAKIVAESVKKMPEFAGIPKREFETHLSGRMGKKGTLHNMAGQLCGSSYAIQYMDQFETEPKGEAADGDLFGDSGTPEITLVGTSHSGKNYNFAGFLQEYMGADVLNVAFPGGGLEGAMLQYLGSDDFQKHPPKILIWEFSPLYRLDQETIYRQMMSLLDNGCEGKPALMTTKTSLKPGTNELLVNGKTGIKDVRNGSNQVDIKFADTSVKALHARLWYMNGRHEDLKIEKPETSETDGRFAFELRDDKDWADQQLLAVEVQGPEAGTAPQEVEAKVCKRNVFPNVAHQTAQAGL from the coding sequence ATGCACGCACATTTGATTAAATTACTCAGCCTCTCCGGCCTGACCGCAGCACTGTTCGCTGCCAGCAACGCCGCTTACGCCGACGACGCCAGCGCGCCGAAGTTTACCGCCGAGCCTTGCTGCAGCCTGTGCCCGGAAGCCCATGACGAGAAGAACTACGTCACCCGCTACCAGCAGAACTTCACCACGCTGGTGCAGGCCCAGGGCGACTGGCTGTTCCGGACCCGCGAAGATTTGCGCACCGAATTCGACACCACGCCTGAAGGCTACCGTCGCATGCAAGAGCTGCACGACGCGTTCAAGAGCAAGGGCGTCGAGCTGGTTGTGGTGTATCAACCGACCCGTGGGCTGGTGGACCGCAACAAGCTGTTCCCGGCCGACCGCGACAAGTTCGACTACAACACCGCCTTGCGTAACTACCAGGCCATGCTCGGTCGTTTCGCGAAAATGGGCTACACCGTGCCGGACCTTTCGCCGTTGACCAACGAGCAGCAGGTCCACGACTTCTACTTCCGCGGCGACCAGCACTGGACCCCCTACGGCGCCCAGCGCACCGCGAAAATCGTCGCCGAATCGGTGAAGAAAATGCCTGAGTTCGCGGGCATTCCAAAGCGCGAATTCGAGACCCATCTGTCAGGTCGCATGGGCAAGAAGGGCACTCTGCACAATATGGCCGGTCAATTGTGCGGCTCCAGCTACGCCATCCAGTACATGGATCAGTTCGAGACCGAACCGAAAGGCGAAGCAGCCGACGGCGACCTGTTTGGCGATTCCGGCACCCCGGAAATCACCCTGGTCGGTACCAGTCACAGCGGCAAGAACTACAACTTCGCCGGCTTCTTGCAGGAATACATGGGTGCTGACGTGTTGAACGTCGCCTTCCCTGGCGGCGGACTTGAAGGGGCGATGCTGCAGTACCTGGGCAGCGACGACTTCCAGAAACATCCGCCGAAGATTCTCATCTGGGAATTCTCGCCGTTATACCGCCTGGACCAGGAGACCATCTATCGCCAGATGATGTCGCTGCTGGACAACGGTTGCGAGGGCAAGCCCGCGCTGATGACCACCAAAACCTCCCTCAAGCCAGGCACCAACGAGCTGTTGGTCAACGGCAAAACAGGCATCAAGGACGTGCGTAACGGCAGTAATCAGGTCGACATCAAGTTCGCTGACACCTCGGTAAAAGCCCTTCATGCGCGCCTCTGGTACATGAACGGTCGCCACGAAGACCTGAAGATCGAAAAACCTGAAACATCCGAAACCGACGGGCGCTTCGCCTTCGAACTGCGCGACGACAAGGACTGGGCTGACCAGCAACTGCTCGCCGTGGAAGTGCAGGGTCCTGAAGCGGGCACTGCGCCGCAGGAAGTCGAAGCGAAAGTATGCAAACGCAACGTGTTCCCGAATGTCGCGCATCAAACCGCGCAAGCCGGGTTATGA
- the algG gene encoding mannuronan 5-epimerase AlgG yields MNSQANLRHRAWPHALLESAVLSSALLLASTQAMANTPVPLPTAAAAQPASGEEVVKGLHQAKTYTISSPDAGPLKMDKPKLPDLSGYTQQAMQKKIVRSKPGKVSIRRMMQEDSLKEFIGGDNKMAEWVARQHGIPQAIFVDDGYMTLQDLAKKVPKQYLSETSPGVFLARLPIVVGHKGIFEVDKKTTELRLSQEAGAFLINDNQLFMQDTKLTGWSEKANGPSTFKAPKEFRPFLLSWGGTQTYIFNTKMASMGYNNSKSYGVSISQYTPMTKVKMNRPDPTGWIVNSEFSDMWYGYYCYETRDFVVKGNTYRDNIIYGIDPHDRSHGLIIAENTVYGTKKKHGIIVSREVNDSFIINNKSYENHLSGIVLDRNSVNNLVAYNQIYRNHSDGITLYESADNLLWGNRVFANKRHGIRVRNSTNIKLYENLAIGNGLMGVYGHIKDLSDTDRDIKLDPFDAEVSLIMVGGELTSNGSGPLSIDSPLSVELYKVSMLAPTKSTGISFNGVLGDRQDEILDLLVRQQKAVLIDPVESQKQLRD; encoded by the coding sequence ATGAACAGCCAAGCGAACTTACGGCATCGGGCATGGCCCCACGCCCTGCTCGAAAGCGCGGTGCTCAGCAGCGCACTGCTGCTGGCCAGCACCCAGGCCATGGCGAACACCCCGGTGCCTTTGCCCACCGCAGCTGCCGCGCAACCGGCCAGTGGCGAAGAAGTGGTCAAGGGCCTGCATCAGGCCAAGACGTACACCATCAGCAGCCCCGACGCCGGGCCGCTGAAGATGGACAAACCCAAATTGCCGGACCTGTCGGGCTACACCCAGCAGGCGATGCAGAAAAAGATCGTGCGCAGCAAGCCGGGCAAGGTGTCGATCCGCCGCATGATGCAGGAAGACTCGCTCAAGGAGTTCATTGGCGGCGATAACAAGATGGCCGAATGGGTGGCACGCCAGCACGGCATCCCCCAGGCGATCTTTGTCGACGACGGCTACATGACCCTTCAGGACCTGGCGAAAAAAGTACCCAAGCAGTATTTGAGCGAAACCTCACCGGGCGTTTTTCTGGCGCGACTGCCGATCGTGGTCGGCCACAAAGGCATCTTCGAAGTCGACAAGAAAACCACCGAACTGCGCCTGTCTCAGGAAGCCGGTGCGTTTCTGATCAACGACAACCAGTTGTTCATGCAGGACACCAAGCTGACCGGCTGGAGCGAGAAAGCCAATGGGCCGTCGACGTTCAAGGCGCCGAAGGAATTCCGTCCGTTCCTGCTGTCCTGGGGCGGTACCCAGACCTACATCTTCAACACCAAGATGGCGAGCATGGGTTACAACAACAGCAAGTCGTACGGCGTCAGTATTTCGCAGTACACGCCCATGACGAAGGTCAAGATGAACCGCCCGGACCCGACCGGCTGGATCGTCAATTCCGAGTTCTCGGACATGTGGTACGGCTACTACTGCTATGAGACCCGTGACTTCGTGGTCAAGGGCAACACCTACCGCGACAACATCATCTACGGCATCGACCCGCATGACCGTTCACACGGTCTGATCATTGCCGAGAACACGGTGTACGGGACCAAGAAAAAGCACGGGATCATCGTTTCCCGTGAGGTGAACGACAGCTTCATCATCAACAACAAGAGCTACGAGAATCACCTCTCCGGCATCGTGCTGGACCGTAACAGCGTGAACAACCTGGTGGCCTACAACCAGATTTACCGCAACCACTCCGACGGCATCACGCTGTACGAGAGCGCCGACAACCTGTTGTGGGGCAACCGTGTCTTCGCCAACAAACGCCACGGCATTCGGGTTCGCAACAGCACCAACATCAAGCTGTACGAGAACCTGGCCATCGGCAACGGCCTGATGGGCGTCTACGGCCACATCAAGGACCTGTCCGACACCGACCGCGACATCAAGCTCGACCCGTTCGACGCCGAAGTGTCGCTGATCATGGTCGGTGGCGAACTGACCTCCAACGGCTCCGGCCCGCTCTCCATCGACTCGCCGCTCAGCGTCGAGCTGTACAAGGTGTCGATGCTCGCGCCAACCAAGAGCACTGGGATCAGCTTCAACGGCGTGCTCGGTGATCGTCAGGACGAAATCCTCGATCTGCTGGTGCGCCAACAAAAAGCCGTGTTGATCGACCCGGTCGAAAGCCAGAAACAACTCCGGGACTGA
- a CDS encoding alginate export family protein: MKLKLNPLMAAGLGLGFTLIWATPTLAALTEEKNFGIEVKATGQMEDDRDLGTRGGGDVNGLGLDLRPWAYGQWGNWSGYAMGQVVTATDTIQTDPLDQQVNNADGQSSQRARKTSSSREVDDSYAALREFWIGYSGFTPYPGEILKFGRQRLRNDDGQWHDTNIEALNWTFDTTLLKAELGAAQRFSEYRTDLTELSAQDKDRQHLFGDVQYQWMPGQWAGIRAHHTHDDGSLKHQGEAIDDLDKTSRGDLTWLGLQANSDAYNYRNLNNVNYWGSLTWLTGNRDQIGSTYDAATDQYLAGQKDSSHVNGWATDLGLRFRLDPQWQVGGAYSRASKNYEQNGLESNRSNWTGTRSRVHRFGEAFQGEMANVESGSLFASWQMQDEYDASLIYHKFRRVDGHAGIGGAGINPASESVDADGVSTFTSLPLQDGNKDLGQEMDLVVTKYFNQGLLPTSVSQSFDEPSALVRLRAGVFKPGDAYGSGVDNYMHRAIVDVIWRF; this comes from the coding sequence ATGAAGCTTAAGTTGAACCCTCTGATGGCGGCCGGGCTTGGCCTGGGCTTCACCCTGATCTGGGCCACACCGACCCTGGCGGCCTTGACCGAAGAAAAGAATTTCGGCATCGAAGTGAAGGCGACCGGCCAGATGGAAGATGACCGCGACCTCGGCACCCGTGGCGGTGGCGACGTCAACGGTCTCGGTCTGGACCTGCGTCCATGGGCTTATGGCCAATGGGGCAACTGGAGCGGCTACGCGATGGGGCAAGTGGTCACGGCCACCGACACCATCCAGACCGACCCGCTGGACCAGCAGGTCAACAATGCCGATGGCCAGTCCAGCCAGCGTGCCCGCAAGACCTCCAGCAGCCGCGAAGTGGACGACAGCTACGCGGCGCTGCGTGAGTTCTGGATCGGTTATAGCGGCTTCACACCTTACCCCGGCGAGATTCTGAAATTCGGTCGCCAGCGCCTGCGTAACGACGATGGCCAGTGGCACGACACCAACATCGAAGCCCTGAACTGGACCTTCGACACCACGTTGCTCAAGGCTGAACTCGGCGCGGCGCAACGCTTCAGCGAATACCGCACCGACCTGACCGAGCTGTCGGCCCAGGACAAAGATCGCCAACACCTGTTCGGCGACGTGCAGTACCAATGGATGCCGGGCCAATGGGCGGGCATTCGTGCGCACCACACCCACGACGACGGCAGCCTGAAACATCAGGGCGAAGCCATCGACGATCTGGACAAGACCAGCCGTGGCGACCTCACCTGGCTCGGCCTTCAGGCCAACAGCGATGCGTACAACTACCGCAACCTGAACAACGTCAATTACTGGGGCAGCCTGACCTGGCTGACCGGTAATCGCGATCAGATCGGCTCGACCTACGACGCCGCCACCGATCAATACCTGGCCGGTCAGAAAGACAGCAGTCACGTGAATGGCTGGGCGACCGATCTGGGCCTGCGTTTCCGTCTCGACCCGCAATGGCAGGTCGGCGGCGCTTACTCCCGCGCCAGCAAGAACTACGAGCAGAACGGCCTTGAGAGCAACCGCTCAAACTGGACCGGCACCCGCTCACGCGTGCATCGCTTCGGTGAAGCCTTCCAGGGCGAAATGGCCAACGTGGAATCCGGCTCGCTGTTCGCATCCTGGCAAATGCAGGACGAGTACGACGCCTCGCTGATCTACCACAAGTTCCGTCGTGTCGATGGCCATGCAGGCATCGGTGGCGCAGGCATCAACCCGGCCAGCGAAAGTGTCGACGCCGATGGCGTTTCCACCTTCACGTCCTTGCCGCTGCAAGACGGCAACAAGGACCTGGGTCAGGAGATGGACCTGGTGGTCACCAAATACTTCAACCAAGGCCTGCTGCCGACCTCGGTCAGCCAGTCCTTCGACGAGCCGTCGGCGCTGGTTCGCCTGCGTGCGGGCGTGTTCAAACCCGGCGATGCGTATGGCAGCGGCGTGGACAACTACATGCACCGCGCCATCGTCGACGTCATCTGGCGCTTCTGA